Within Candidatus Tanganyikabacteria bacterium, the genomic segment GCCCCTACACCCCGGAGGAAGCCGTCGCCTGGATCGCCCGGATGCGGGCGCGCCATGCCGAGGACGGCTATGCCTACTGGCTGGCCGAGGAGAAGGCCTCCGGCCGGCCGATCGGCCAGGTGGGCCTGCTCAGGCAAGTCGTGGAGGGCCGGACCGAGATCGGCATCGGCTACATCATCCACAGGGCCTTCTGGCGCCGGGGCTACGCCGCCGAAGGGGCGCGCGCCATGCGCGACTACGCCTTCGACGTCTTGCGGGTCCCCCGCCTGGTGACCCTCATCCGCCCGGCCAACATCCCGTCGTTGAACGTCGTGTGGAAGCTTCCGGGCATGCGGCCCGAAAAGCTGGTCACGTACGCCGACTTCGAGCACCTGGTG encodes:
- a CDS encoding GNAT family N-acetyltransferase, with protein sequence MEYLLESGRLRYRENVDADAPFLIDLLGDPEVMRFWPRPYTPEEAVAWIARMRARHAEDGYAYWLAEEKASGRPIGQVGLLRQVVEGRTEIGIGYIIHRAFWRRGYAAEGARAMRDYAFDVLRVPRLVTLIRPANIPSLNVVWKLPGMRPEKLVTYADFEHLVFFETAEKAETGPSGR